A single window of Methylobacterium nodulans ORS 2060 DNA harbors:
- a CDS encoding cytochrome c oxidase assembly protein, producing the protein MTLPRPHAGTAGRNGIRTTLLACVGVVVGMTALAYASVPLYDLFCKATGYDGTPLVGRGPSATVSDATMTVHFDTNVSPSLPWRFQAEAPRVEAKLGETQTVFFRVTNTASVPTTGVATFNVQPGLMGGYFVKIQCFCFNEQTLQPGETIDVPVVFYVDPAVRTDSNTRDYTEMTLSYTYFPSRNGQPTAALATTGAGNPRPN; encoded by the coding sequence ATGACTCTCCCCCGACCTCACGCCGGCACGGCGGGCCGCAACGGCATCCGCACGACGCTCCTGGCCTGCGTCGGCGTCGTGGTCGGCATGACCGCCCTCGCCTATGCGTCGGTCCCCCTCTACGACCTGTTCTGCAAGGCGACCGGCTACGACGGCACCCCGCTCGTCGGCCGTGGCCCCTCGGCCACGGTGTCCGACGCGACCATGACGGTCCATTTCGACACCAACGTCTCCCCGAGCCTGCCCTGGCGCTTCCAGGCGGAAGCGCCGCGGGTCGAGGCCAAGCTCGGCGAGACCCAGACGGTGTTCTTCCGCGTGACCAACACGGCCAGCGTGCCGACCACCGGGGTCGCCACCTTTAACGTCCAGCCCGGGCTGATGGGCGGCTACTTCGTCAAGATCCAGTGCTTCTGCTTCAACGAGCAGACGCTGCAGCCGGGCGAGACGATCGACGTGCCCGTGGTGTTCTACGTCGATCCGGCGGTGCGGACTGACTCGAACACCCGCGACTACACGGAGATGACGCTCTCCTACACCTATTTCCCGTCGCGGAACGGCCAGCCGACGGCCGCACTTGCGACAACGGGCGCGGGCAATCCGCGGCCGAATTGA
- a CDS encoding heme o synthase translates to MTSLTNSLNPAQTLAPASNGDVADFFALLKPRVMALVVFTALVGMTVSPSHVNPVIGAVSLLMIAVGAGASGCLNMWWDADIDAVMTRTRSRPIPAGRIRPEEALTFGLVLAVGSVLMLGLAANWLAAGLLAFTIVFYTVIYSMWLKRATAQNIVIGGAAGALPPMIGQAVVTGSVGIEGIILFLIIFIWTPPHFWALALVKSADYAKAGIPMMPNVAGPDSTRRQIVGYTLLLAPLGLAPVALGFGGLIYGLVALLGGLAMLVLSLQVHRRREGESADKAAMSLFGFSILYLFLLFSALLAEQGLGLMRPIPVLLG, encoded by the coding sequence ATGACGAGTCTGACGAACAGCCTGAACCCCGCACAGACCCTGGCGCCCGCCTCCAACGGCGACGTCGCGGATTTCTTCGCCCTGCTGAAGCCGCGGGTGATGGCGCTGGTGGTCTTCACGGCGCTTGTCGGCATGACCGTGTCGCCGAGCCACGTGAACCCGGTGATCGGGGCCGTGTCGCTGCTGATGATCGCGGTCGGGGCGGGCGCCTCGGGCTGCCTCAACATGTGGTGGGATGCGGATATCGACGCGGTGATGACCCGCACCCGCTCGCGCCCGATCCCGGCGGGCCGGATCCGCCCGGAGGAGGCGCTGACCTTCGGCCTCGTGCTCGCGGTGGGCTCGGTGCTGATGCTGGGCCTCGCGGCGAACTGGCTGGCGGCGGGGCTGCTCGCCTTCACGATCGTCTTCTACACCGTGATCTACTCGATGTGGCTCAAGCGTGCGACGGCGCAGAACATCGTGATCGGCGGCGCGGCCGGAGCGCTTCCCCCGATGATCGGCCAGGCCGTGGTGACCGGCAGCGTCGGCATCGAGGGCATCATCCTGTTCCTCATCATCTTCATCTGGACGCCGCCGCATTTCTGGGCGCTCGCCCTCGTCAAGTCCGCCGACTACGCCAAGGCCGGCATCCCGATGATGCCGAACGTGGCCGGCCCGGATTCGACCCGGCGCCAGATCGTCGGCTACACGCTCCTCCTCGCACCGCTCGGCCTCGCGCCCGTGGCGCTCGGCTTCGGCGGCCTGATCTACGGCCTCGTGGCCCTCCTCGGCGGCCTCGCCATGCTGGTGCTGAGCCTGCAGGTCCACCGCCGCCGCGAGGGCGAGAGCGCCGACAAGGCCGCCATGAGCCTGTTCGGCTTCTCGATCCTCTATCTCTTCCTCCTGTTCTCGGCGCTGCTCGCGGAGCAGGGCCTCGGCCTGATGCGGCCGATTCCCGTGTTGCTCGGATGA
- the ctaD gene encoding cytochrome c oxidase subunit I: MATAASAGHAEAHDHTPPFFQRWFNSTNHKDIGTLYLLFAFSAGIVGAFLSFGIRMEMEQPGLQYFSNPQTYNVFVTGHGLIMVFFMVMPALIGGFGNWFVPLMIGAPDMAFPRMNNISFWLTVAGFLSLVCSLFVEGAPGATGPGTGWTVYPPLSTDGHPGPAVDFGIFALHLSGAGSILGAINFITTILNMRAPGMTLHKMPLFAWSMLVTAFLLLLSLPVLAGAITMLLTDRNFGTTFFSPSGGGDPILYQHLFWFFGHPEVYIMILPAFGIVSHIISTFSRKPIFGYLAMAYAMVAIGVVGFVVWAHHMYTVGLTLQTQSYFVFATMVIAVPTGVKIFSWIATMWGGSIRFTAAMHWAVGFVFLFTVGGVTGVILANAAVDRYLHDTYYVVAHFHYVLSLGAVFIIFAGVYYWFPKMTGRMIPEWAGKLHFWLAFIGANVLFFPMHFLGLAGMPRRYADYPDAFAGWHYVATMGGHVFALGMVVFVIGVVLAFRSKERAADNPWGEGATTLEWTLSSPPPFHQYETLPVIVDEPSHAH; encoded by the coding sequence TCTTCCAGCGCTGGTTCAATTCCACGAACCACAAGGATATCGGCACGCTCTACCTGCTCTTCGCCTTCTCGGCGGGCATCGTGGGCGCCTTCCTGTCCTTCGGCATCCGCATGGAGATGGAGCAGCCCGGGCTGCAGTACTTCTCCAACCCGCAGACCTACAACGTCTTCGTGACCGGCCACGGCCTCATCATGGTGTTCTTCATGGTGATGCCGGCGCTGATCGGCGGCTTCGGCAACTGGTTCGTGCCGCTGATGATCGGGGCGCCCGATATGGCGTTCCCGCGCATGAACAACATCTCGTTCTGGCTCACGGTGGCGGGCTTCCTCAGCCTCGTCTGCTCCCTCTTCGTCGAGGGCGCGCCGGGCGCGACCGGCCCCGGCACCGGCTGGACGGTCTATCCGCCGCTCTCCACCGACGGCCATCCCGGCCCGGCGGTCGATTTCGGCATCTTCGCCCTGCACCTCTCGGGCGCGGGCTCGATCCTGGGCGCCATCAACTTCATCACCACCATCCTGAACATGCGCGCGCCGGGCATGACCCTGCACAAGATGCCGCTGTTCGCGTGGTCGATGCTGGTGACGGCCTTCCTGCTGCTGCTGTCGCTCCCGGTGCTCGCCGGCGCGATCACCATGCTGCTCACCGACCGCAACTTCGGCACCACCTTCTTCAGCCCGTCCGGCGGCGGCGACCCGATCCTCTACCAGCACCTGTTCTGGTTCTTCGGTCACCCCGAAGTCTACATCATGATCCTGCCGGCCTTCGGCATCGTCTCGCACATCATCTCGACCTTCTCGAGAAAGCCGATCTTCGGCTATCTGGCGATGGCCTACGCGATGGTGGCGATCGGCGTGGTCGGCTTCGTGGTCTGGGCCCACCACATGTACACGGTCGGCCTGACGCTGCAGACGCAGTCCTACTTCGTCTTCGCCACGATGGTCATCGCGGTGCCCACCGGCGTGAAGATCTTCTCCTGGATCGCCACCATGTGGGGCGGCTCGATCCGCTTCACGGCCGCCATGCATTGGGCCGTCGGCTTCGTCTTCCTGTTCACGGTCGGCGGCGTCACCGGCGTGATCCTGGCCAACGCGGCCGTCGACCGCTACCTGCACGACACGTACTACGTCGTCGCACACTTCCACTACGTGCTGTCGCTCGGCGCAGTCTTCATCATCTTCGCGGGCGTCTACTACTGGTTCCCGAAGATGACCGGCCGGATGATCCCGGAATGGGCGGGCAAGCTGCACTTCTGGCTCGCCTTCATCGGCGCCAACGTGCTGTTCTTCCCGATGCACTTCCTCGGCCTCGCCGGCATGCCGCGGCGCTACGCGGATTACCCGGACGCCTTCGCGGGCTGGCACTACGTGGCGACCATGGGCGGGCACGTCTTTGCGCTCGGCATGGTGGTGTTCGTGATCGGCGTGGTGCTGGCCTTCCGCTCGAAGGAGCGCGCGGCGGACAATCCGTGGGGCGAGGGCGCCACGACCCTGGAATGGACCCTCTCCTCGCCGCCGCCCTTCCACCAGTACGAGACCCTTCCGGTGATCGTCGACGAGCCGTCGCACGCGCACTGA
- a CDS encoding cytochrome c oxidase subunit 3 has translation MAEAHAKHHDYHLVNPSPWPLIGSLSALMTTSGAVFWMKSLTLAKLAIGPYLFFAGVIGVLYTMLSWWRDVVHEANTGDHTRVVQLHHRYGMMMFIASEVMFFVAWFWAYFDAALYAAEPIQASRLEFTGGTWPPKGVEAFDPWHLPLLNTLILLTSGTTITWAHHALLNNDRKGLKYGLWLTIILGVLFSCVQGYEYAHAHFGFSGSIYSATFFMATGFHGAHVIIGTIFLSVCLYRAYLGHFTPRQHLGFEFAAWYWHFVDVVWLFLFSAIYVWGSGFGHAAAAGS, from the coding sequence ATGGCCGAGGCGCACGCGAAGCACCACGACTACCACCTCGTCAATCCGAGTCCCTGGCCGCTCATCGGCTCGCTCAGTGCCCTCATGACGACGTCGGGCGCCGTCTTCTGGATGAAGAGCCTCACCCTCGCGAAGCTCGCGATCGGCCCCTATCTCTTCTTCGCCGGCGTCATCGGTGTGCTCTACACCATGCTGAGCTGGTGGCGGGACGTCGTGCACGAGGCCAATACCGGCGACCACACCCGCGTGGTGCAGCTTCACCACCGCTACGGCATGATGATGTTCATCGCCTCCGAGGTGATGTTCTTCGTCGCATGGTTCTGGGCCTATTTCGACGCGGCGCTCTACGCGGCCGAGCCGATCCAGGCCTCGCGTCTGGAATTCACCGGCGGGACCTGGCCCCCGAAGGGCGTCGAGGCGTTCGATCCCTGGCACCTGCCGCTCCTCAACACCCTGATCCTGCTCACCTCCGGCACCACCATCACCTGGGCGCATCACGCCCTGCTGAACAACGACCGCAAGGGCCTCAAATACGGCCTGTGGCTCACCATCATCCTCGGCGTGCTGTTCAGCTGCGTCCAGGGCTACGAGTATGCCCACGCCCATTTCGGCTTCTCGGGCAGCATCTACTCGGCCACCTTCTTCATGGCGACCGGCTTCCACGGCGCCCACGTGATCATCGGCACGATCTTCCTGTCGGTCTGCCTCTACCGGGCCTATCTCGGCCATTTCACGCCCCGCCAGCATCTCGGCTTCGAGTTCGCCGCCTGGTACTGGCACTTCGTCGACGTGGTCTGGCTGTTCCTCTTCTCCGCGATCTATGTCTGGGGCTCGGGCTTCGGCCACGCGGCGGCGGCCGGATCGTAG